One Salvia splendens isolate huo1 chromosome 22, SspV2, whole genome shotgun sequence DNA segment encodes these proteins:
- the LOC121786879 gene encoding uncharacterized mitochondrial protein AtMg00810-like — translation MIITGDDTEEMIELRKNLFNEFEMKDLGLLKYFLGIEVLRSKKGIFINQRKYVLDLLAEVGMVDCKPADTPMVQNHGLQMKENARLADRGRYQRLVGKLIYLSHTRPDIAYAVGVVSQFMHAPQEEHWDAALRIVRYLKGTADHGLLFEKHGNLEIHGFTDADWAGNPNDRKSTAGYFTFIGGNLVTWRSKKQKVVALSSAEAEFRGIKSGLTELLWLRRIMKELGLDSSKTCKLFCDNKAAISISENPENIEAKIVEMPFVKSEDQLADILTKAVNSKLFREVLCKLSIGNPVA, via the exons atgattatcactggaGATGATACAGAAGAAATGATCGAGCTAAGGAAGAACTTGTTCAAtgaattcgagatgaaggatctaggactCCTTAAATACTTCCTGGGGATAGAAGTGCTAAGATCGAAGAAGGGGATCTTCATAAATCAGAGAAAGTACGTCCTCGACCTATTGGCAGAAGTGGGAATGGTGGACTGTAAACCCGCGGACACTCCAATGGTCCAAAATCATGGGTTACAAATGAAGGAAAACGCAAGACTTGccgacagggggagatatcagaggTTGGTTGGAAAATTGATTTATCTATCAcacactaggccagatattgctTATGCTGTGGGTGTTgtaagtcagtttatgcatgcaccacaagAAGAGCACTGGGATGCAGCATTAAGAATCGTCCGATACTTAAAGGGGACGGCAGATCATGGACTTCTGTTTGAAAAACACGGGAACTTGGAGATACATGGGTTTACTGATGCggattgggcaggaaatccgAATGATAGGAAGTCAACCGCAGGATACTTCACCTTTATTGGAGGTAATCTtgtgacatggagaagtaagaaacagaaggtggtaGCACTCTCTAGCGCGGAGGCAGAGTTTCGCGGAATCAAAAGTGGATTGACCGAACTACTATGGCTAAGGAGGATTATGAAAGAATTGGGCCTGGACTCATCGAAGACCTGCAAATTGTTTTGCGATAACAAGGCAGCCATCAGCATTTCTGAGAACCCG gagaacATTGAAGCAAAGATAGTGGAGATGCCATTTGTCAAGTCCGAAGATCAGTTGGCGGACATCCTTACAAAGGCAGTGAACTCGAAACTATTTCGGGAAGTATTGTGCAAGTTGAGCATCGGTAACCCCGtcgcttaa